Proteins encoded by one window of Lycium barbarum isolate Lr01 chromosome 11, ASM1917538v2, whole genome shotgun sequence:
- the LOC132617066 gene encoding uncharacterized protein LOC132617066 isoform X3, producing the protein MLGGLLTSSETPRAIRLAGAHAFAKMRCSILLADKAHKTGMKLIRESPEEDFSMVMLVSLSKIAFKWTSLIPIQMELLLSFMNKERGLSLQAMALKCLCFILGKGMYQFPASSNMTLKLLGLINQSDFPPALHFEALRAFCKILPPNLDTIPCTEILTIFSKFIQIVEFRILSPIISERVFAVHVLASIFDKLLGTLKDAADGISSIVAFNMITFTVGRVSQLIKLVLENPHPDTEVEQEIKSLLLILVYLVEGHRDLSGIVLDKSCIVIEHVVSMLNEFIGMTHSSSEDHHITELDRENHTLIASRVLVYVSQLLITCFEVLDVSTAGATQVFNRMEHLVEHVHQCSLLPTYIRLIYHLLLHFHAAYQCMWLEIGEDMVANRNFRLSRCSSFSHDGSLSQHEILIIDCVKEILYKKDYWSSYKLGKYAACRGAWLVAAYIFRELIPMVQSDICCSWLKSIAHLSELERQVQLLGITLSGNTAGKITTVNHIENVVGACNKLCSLEKAFDASVSGLTYSFQRWFITLRSKVVKTVADVLKLLSMNSFSQEATTSTKQIEEKILFQHLESSQGLSSLLQLLAHASSQFMRLVKEFDLLATSCIGMDRKIMKIVSDLGLSCSLLAFSTGLAFCFASSNAKQDCSIYGLETSEEQFRTLLVHDLLRRLGYIDLETSKNLRQLLNFRRSSRSCSVQEFQNELSTTRVEARDVSKLCRYSVQRFLSLQASTVHDNTGISRAPHDALQLLFNIISSWIQIPFRTPKHFFQFRSPISAELFITNEDGKRMDDISVLSGFEIPLTLCIQLRNISPDQLSQVSKLYCILHSRTSFQVFSANGDKKVPESSCQAWKSDHMVDLNDKLLHFTTGSTKRGGLHAMESAEGIYAVDKVVFFDPNEKGQGFAACLLDVSAFPVGSYQIKWHSCCIDNNGTYWSLMPLNTDQFFTVHESSNIGPVVRVP; encoded by the exons ATGCTTGGAGGTCTGTTGACATCATCTGAAACACCAAGGGCTATAAGGCTAGCAGGAGCACATGCTTTTGCTAAAATGCGGTGTTCAATTTTACTAGCGGATAAAGCTCATAAG ACTGGCATGAAGCTTATCAGAGAATCTCCAGAGGAAGACTTCTCTATGGTGATGCTAGTTTCACTTTCCAAAATTGCTTTTAAATGGACATCTCTAATTCCTATACAG ATGGAATTGCTTCTCTCATTTATGAATAAGGAAAGAGGTTTGAGCCTGCAAGCTATGGCATTAAAATGTCTCTGTTTCATTTTAGGCAAAGGAATGTATCAGTTCCCTGCCAGTTCAAATATGACTCTAAAGTTGCTTGGTCTTATAAATCAGTCTGATTTTCCACCAGCTTTGCATTTTGAAGCCCTAAGAGCTTTTTGCAAG ATATTGCCGCCCAACCTAGATACAATTCCATGCACAGAGATCCTCACTATTTTCTCCAAGTTCATACAAATTGTCGAGTTCAGAATACTATCCCCAATTATCTCAGAGAGGGTTTTCGCTGTTCATGTATTAGCTAGTATTTTTGACAAACTTTTGGGAACACTGAAAGATGCAGCAGATGGAATTAGTTCAATTGTTGCATTTAACATGATTACTTTCACAGTCGGTCGCGTCTCCCAACTAATAAAGTTAGTGCTAGAGAATCCTCATCCAGACACGGAGGTGGAGCAGGAGATAAAGAGTTTACTCCTTATTTTAGTTTATCTGGTTGAAGGACATCGAGATCTCTCTGGTATTGTACTGGATAAGAGCTGCATAGTTATTGAACATGTGGTCAGCATGCTCAATGAATTCATCGGCATGACACATTCAAGCTCAGAAGATCACCATATAACAGAGCTTGACAGAGAGAACCATACATTAATTGCATCCAGAGTTTTGGTTTATGTATCCCAACTTCTGATAACTTGCTTTGAAGTGCTGGATGTTTCCACTGCTGGTGCCACCCAAGTCTTTAACAGAATGGAGCACCTGGTTGAGCACGTGCACCAGTGCAGCTTACTTCCTACTTATATCCGCCTAATATATCACCTCTTATTGCACTTCCATGCTGCATATCAGTGTATGTGGCTGGAGATAGGGGAAGATATGGTTGCTAATAGGAATTTCCGCCTATCTCGTTGTAGTTCTTTCTCACATGATGGTTCCCTTTCCCAGCATGAAATTCTTATTATTGATTGTGTGAAGGAAATTCTGTATAAAAAAGATTATTGGTCGTCTTATAAGCTTGGAAAATATGCTGCATGTCGTGGTGCATGGTTGGTAGCTGCCTACATATTTAGGGAATTGATACCTATGGTTCAATCTGATATCTGTTGTTCTTGGTTGAAATCCATAGCCCATCTTTCAGAACTGGAAAGGCAAGTCCAGTTGCTTGGGATTACTCTTTCTGGAAATACTGCTGGGAAAATTACGACAGTTAATCACATTGAAAATGTTGTCGGGGCCTGCAACAAGCTTTGTTCTTTAGAGAAAGCTTTTGATGCCTCTGTTTCTGGTCTTACTTATAGTTTCCAGAGATGGTTTATTACTTTAAGATCAAAGGTTGTTAAAACTGTAGCAGATGTACTTAAATTATTGAGCATGAATTCGTTTTCACAAGAAGCCACCACAAGTACTAAACAAATAGAGGAAAAGATTTTGTTTCAGCACTTGGAATCTTCGCAAGGGCTCAGCTCTTTGTTGCAATTGCTTGCCCACGCTTCTTCCCAGTTCATGAGGCTAGTAAAGGAATTTGATCTCTTAGCAACATCATGCATTGGCATGGACAGAAAAATTATGAAGATAGTTTCTGACCTTGGATTAAGTTGTTCGCTCTTAGCCTTCAGTACCGGATTAGCATTTTGTTTTGCCAGTTCCAATGCTAAACAAGACTGTAGTATATATGGTCTTGAAACCTCAGAGGAGCAATTTCGTACTCTGCTGGTTCATGACTTATTAAGGAGACTGGGGTATATAGACTTAGAAACTAGCAAAAATTTGCGGCAGCTTTTGAATTTCCGTCGAAGCTCTAGGAGTTGCTCAGTGCAAGAATTCCAAAATGAATTATCTACTACTCGTGTTGAAGCAAGAGATGTTTCTAAGCTTTGTAGATATTCCGTTCAGAGATTTCTTAGTTTGCAAGCAAGTACCGTACATGACAATACTGGTATATCCCGAGCTCCTCATGATGCTCTGCAGTTGCTGTTCAACATTATTTCCTCCTGGATACAGATCCCTTTCCGGACTCCGAAACACTTTTTCCAATTCAG GTCCCCCATTTCTGCTGAGCTTTTCATAACAAATGAAGATGGTAAAAGGATGGATGATATATCTGTCTTGTCAGGCTTTGAGATCCCTCTAACTCTGTGCATTCAACTAAGAAATATATCTCCAGACCAGCTGTCTCAGGTGTCAAAATTGTACTGCATCCTTCACTCACGAACATCCTTCCAAGTATTTAGTGCAAACGGGGATAAGAAAGTACCAGAGTCCAGCTGTCAAGCTTGGAAAAGTGATCACATGGTAGACCTTAATGACAAGCTATTGCACTTTACAACAGGTTCTACCAAGAGGGGTGGATTACATGCTATGGAAAGTGCTGAAGGGATTTATGCCGTGGATAAAGTTGTATTTTTTGATCCTAATGAGAAAGGGCAAGGATTTGCAGCCTGCTTGCTAGATGTTTCAGCATTTCCTGTGGGTTCTTACCAAATCAAATGGCACAGCTGTTGTATAGACAATAATGGAACTTACTGGAGCCTTATGCCCCTGAACACTGATCAGTTCTTCACCGTACATGAATCTTCTAATATTGGTCCTGTTGTTAGAGTGCCATAG